TTCTTGTACTGGTCGTGTACCAGTTGGCTGAGCCGAGCCTGATATGTGCCGAGGTCTTTGCCCACGCTCATGCTCAGAGTGTCTCATGCTGCCACTGTGCTCGGTGTCTGCACGAAGACGACTCGACGCTGGGAGGCTGCCGGGCTCCTGACGTGTCTGCGGACGCCGGGATGCCACAGACGGGTCGAGCAGCTGCCACGCCTGTGGAGAGCGGGGCATTCGAACGTCCGACCTCCAGTCCACACACGAGGTGAGAGGCGGAGAGTACTTCTACTGCCCATCATATCACACGCACGCTCACGCTGACATCAATGCTGCTCGCAACTGTCTATGTCC
The nucleotide sequence above comes from Candidatus Thorarchaeota archaeon. Encoded proteins:
- a CDS encoding transposase, which gives rise to MRTSDLQSTHEVRGGEYFYCPSYHTHAHADINAARNCLCP